One genomic segment of Manis javanica isolate MJ-LG chromosome 7, MJ_LKY, whole genome shotgun sequence includes these proteins:
- the VAX1 gene encoding ventral anterior homeobox 1 → MFGKPDKMDVRCHSDAEAARVSKNAHRESRDSKGAEGSLPAAFLKEPQGAFSASGPVEDCNKSKANSAADPDYCRRILVRDAKGSIREIILPKGLDLDRPKRTRTSFTAEQLYRLEMEFQRCQYVVGRERTELARQLNLSETQVKVWFQNRRTKQKKDQGKDSELRSVVSETAATCSVLRLLEQGRLLSPPGLPALLPPCATSALGSALRGPSLPALGAGAAAGSAAAAAAAAPGPAGAASPHPPPVGGAPGAGPAGPGGLHAGAPAAGHGLFSLPVPSLLGSVASRLSSAPLTMAGSLAGNLQELSARYLSSSAFEPYTRTNNKEGAEKKALD, encoded by the exons ATGTTCGGGAAACCAGACAAAATGGACGTTCGGTGCCACTCGGACGCAGAGGCTGCCCGGGTGTCGAAGAACGCCCACAGGGAGAGCCGGGACAGCAAGGGCGCGGAGGGGAGCCTCCCCGCTGCCTTCCTCAAGGAGCCGCAGGGCGCCTTTTCGGCGTCAGGCCCAGTGGAAGACTGCAACAAAAGTAAAGCAAATTCCGCCGCCGACCCGGATTACTGCCGCCGGATCCTGGTCCGAG ATGCCAAGGGGTCCATCCGAGAGATCATCCTGCCCAAGGGCCTGGACCTGGATCGGCCCAAGAGGACACGCACGTCCTTCACCGCGGAGCAGCTCTACCGGTTGGAGATGGAGTTCCAGCGCTGCCAATACGTGGTGGGCCGCGAGAGGACCGAGCTCGCCCGACAGCTCAACCTCTCCGAGACCCAG GTGAAGGTCTGGTTCCAGAATCGGCGCACAAAGCAGAAGAAGGACCAGGGCAAGGACTCGGAGCTGCGCTCCGTGGTTTCGGAGACCGCGGCCACGTGCAGCGTGCTGCGGCTGCTGGAGCAGGGCCGCCTACTGTCGCCGCCTGGCCTGCCCGCGCTGCTGCCGCCTTGTGCCACCAGCGCTCTCGGCTCAGCGCTGCGCGGGCCCAGCTTGCCGGCCCTGGGCGCGGGCGCCGCCGCAGGGTCAGCGGCAGCAGCGGCTGCCGCCGCCCCAGGTCCCGCCGGCGCCGCGTCCCCGCACCCGCCGCCCGTGGGTGGCGCCCCGGGTGCCGGGCCGGCTGGGCCAGGGGGACTGCACGCAGGCGCGCCGGCGGCCGGCCACGGCCTCTTCAGCCTGCCGGTGCCCTCACTGCTTGGCTCGGTCGCAAGTCGCCTATCCTCCGCCCCTTTGACAATGGCCGGTTCGTTGGCCGGGAATTTGCAAGAACTCTCCGCGCGATACCTGAGCTCCTCGGCCTTCGAGCCTTACACCCGGACCAACAATAAAGAAGGGGCCGAGAAAAAAGCGCTGGACTGA